Proteins encoded by one window of Cloeon dipterum chromosome 4, ieCloDipt1.1, whole genome shotgun sequence:
- the CrebA gene encoding cyclic AMP response element-binding protein A isoform X1, translated as MDNLGECDDYLGCFWEADSQMESVMCDFNTDGTDWPSTGAEFDMKIPGVVLHDRLMTDAALGAVPIKTEHSYSLASDGDSRSESPSMETMDDDDELLFSSATKSQKITFLDVKQEPLSRPASPGSSSDDDARSTISVGDNENPIITDFSKQECRVPTQSQSLLKQPQTIYLTTRSNVFGQQQGRVVIPKLNIKVEPGTAGFPLPPTPPSSTTSDNEGNVSPMHGSPPSPLTAGSRSIQARQSSNRLYLSGSSNSSSAASNSSQAHCRQPIQTSLISTQPKGMSGTLSLTEEEKKTLVAEGYPVPTRLPLTKAEEKSLKKIRRKIKNKISAQESRRKKKEYMDSLEKKVELLVAENADYKKRIDSLESTNISLSSQLQKLQQLINQNNVSVGSRSRATASSASHHFTRNSVK; from the exons GTGATGTGCGACTTCAACACGGACGGTACCGACTGGCCATCCACTGGCGCTGAGTTCGACATGAAGATTCCGGGGGTGGTGCTGCACGATCGGCTGATGACGGATGCCGCCCTGGGGGCAGTGCCCATTAAGACGGAGCACTCGTACAGCTTGGCCTCGGATGGCGACAGCAGGTCTGAGTCGCCGTCGATGGAAACCATGGATGACG ATGACGAGCTCCTCTTCTCAAGCGCTACAAAAAGCCAGAAAATCACATTCCTGGACGTAAAGCAAGAACCGCTGAGCCGCCCCGCTTCCCCGGGTTCCTCTTCAGACGACGACGCTCGCTCCACCATCTCAGTTGGAGACAATGAAAATCCGATCATCACAGACTTCTCAAAACAAGAGTGCAGG GTGCCCACACAGTCACAGAGCCTGCTCAAGCAGCCGCAGACCATCTACCTTACCACCAGGAGCAACGTGTTTGGCCAGCAACAAGGCCGCGTCGTCATTCCCAAACTCAATATTAAGGTTGAACCCGGCACAGCtg GCTTCCCGCTGCCCCCGACGCCACCATCGTCGACCACAAGCGACAATGAGGGCAACGTGTCCCCAATGCATGGCTCGCCTCCATCTCCGCTGACCGCAGGCAGTCGCTCCATCCAGGCTCGCCAGAGCAGCAACAGGTTGTACCTTTccggcagcagcaacagcagcagcgccgCCTCAAACAGCAGCCAGGCCCACTGCAGACAACCCATCCAGACATCTCTCATCAGCACACAACCG AAGGGTATGTCAGGGACCCTGTCGCTGACCGAGGAAGAGAAAAAGACCCTAGTGGCAGAGGGATACCCTGTCCCCACCCGACTACCCCTTACCAAGGCTGAGGAGAAGTCACTCAAAAAGATCAGGAGGAAAATCAAGAACAAG ATCTCGGCTCAAGAGAGTCGGCGAAAGAAGAAGGAGTACATGGACTCGCTAGAGAAAAAGGTGGAGCTGCTAGTGGCTGAGAACGCCGATTACAAGAAGCGGATCGATTCCCTCGAGAGCACCAACATCAGCCTGTCCTCTCAGCTGCAAAAACTGCAGCAGCTCATCAACCAAAACAACGTGTCGGTCGGCTCTCGCAGTAGAGCAACGGCATCG tCTGCTTCTCACCACTTCACGAGGAATTCCGTAAAATAA
- the CrebA gene encoding cyclic AMP response element-binding protein A isoform X2: MDNLGECDDYLGCFWEADSQMESVMCDFNTDGTDWPSTGAEFDMKIPGVVLHDRLMTDAALGAVPIKTEHSYSLASDGDSRSESPSMETMDDDDELLFSSATKSQKITFLDVKQEPLSRPASPGSSSDDDARSTISVGDNENPIITDFSKQECRVPTQSQSLLKQPQTIYLTTRSNVFGQQQGRVVIPKLNIKVEPGTAGFPLPPTPPSSTTSDNEGNVSPMHGSPPSPLTAGSRSIQARQSSNRLYLSGSSNSSSAASNSSQAHCRQPIQTSLISTQPKGMSGTLSLTEEEKKTLVAEGYPVPTRLPLTKAEEKSLKKIRRKIKNKISAQESRRKKKEYMDSLEKKVELLVAENADYKKRIDSLESTNISLSSQLQKLQQLINQNNVSVGSRSRATASVWSSL, encoded by the exons GTGATGTGCGACTTCAACACGGACGGTACCGACTGGCCATCCACTGGCGCTGAGTTCGACATGAAGATTCCGGGGGTGGTGCTGCACGATCGGCTGATGACGGATGCCGCCCTGGGGGCAGTGCCCATTAAGACGGAGCACTCGTACAGCTTGGCCTCGGATGGCGACAGCAGGTCTGAGTCGCCGTCGATGGAAACCATGGATGACG ATGACGAGCTCCTCTTCTCAAGCGCTACAAAAAGCCAGAAAATCACATTCCTGGACGTAAAGCAAGAACCGCTGAGCCGCCCCGCTTCCCCGGGTTCCTCTTCAGACGACGACGCTCGCTCCACCATCTCAGTTGGAGACAATGAAAATCCGATCATCACAGACTTCTCAAAACAAGAGTGCAGG GTGCCCACACAGTCACAGAGCCTGCTCAAGCAGCCGCAGACCATCTACCTTACCACCAGGAGCAACGTGTTTGGCCAGCAACAAGGCCGCGTCGTCATTCCCAAACTCAATATTAAGGTTGAACCCGGCACAGCtg GCTTCCCGCTGCCCCCGACGCCACCATCGTCGACCACAAGCGACAATGAGGGCAACGTGTCCCCAATGCATGGCTCGCCTCCATCTCCGCTGACCGCAGGCAGTCGCTCCATCCAGGCTCGCCAGAGCAGCAACAGGTTGTACCTTTccggcagcagcaacagcagcagcgccgCCTCAAACAGCAGCCAGGCCCACTGCAGACAACCCATCCAGACATCTCTCATCAGCACACAACCG AAGGGTATGTCAGGGACCCTGTCGCTGACCGAGGAAGAGAAAAAGACCCTAGTGGCAGAGGGATACCCTGTCCCCACCCGACTACCCCTTACCAAGGCTGAGGAGAAGTCACTCAAAAAGATCAGGAGGAAAATCAAGAACAAG ATCTCGGCTCAAGAGAGTCGGCGAAAGAAGAAGGAGTACATGGACTCGCTAGAGAAAAAGGTGGAGCTGCTAGTGGCTGAGAACGCCGATTACAAGAAGCGGATCGATTCCCTCGAGAGCACCAACATCAGCCTGTCCTCTCAGCTGCAAAAACTGCAGCAGCTCATCAACCAAAACAACGTGTCGGTCGGCTCTCGCAGTAGAGCAACGGCATCG GTTTGGTCatcattgtaa